DNA from Pelobacter propionicus DSM 2379:
AGTAGAGGGGCGGTAGCTGAATGAAACAGGCAGGCGGGAAGTCTGGCTGCCTGAACGCTGCACGGCTGAGCGTGCTGTTCGGTAGGGCTCGTCATGGGCGGGCTGGCCGTGGCTGCCGTTCTATTCCACATCCCCCTGCAGTAGCACCTGTCCACGATCCCTTCCTCGAACCTTGAAACGTGCGCTTTGCTCCGCTGCGTCTGTCGCTTCGTGGGGCATGCCTGTTTCCTTTACACCCCATTGCCACTCATGTATCATTGCCCCCCATGAAACGCACCCTCTACCTCTCCATCATCCGTGAGATCACCAGCCTGTTCCTTTTGGGGCTGGGCATCTTCACGCTGGTACTGCTGATGGGACGCATGATCAAGCTGACCGAGATGGTCATCTCCCGCGGCGTTGCACTGGCTGACATGGGCCGGATGATCATCTGCCTGATGCCGTCCTTTCTGGTCTACACCATCCCCATGGCATTCCTGCTGGCGGTGCTGCTCACCTTCGGCCGCCTCTCCGCGGACAGCGAGATAACGGTCATGAAGGCCTGCGGCATCAGCCTTGTGCAGATCATGCCGCCGGTTCTGCTCTGCGCCCTGGTGGCAGCCACGCTGGGCCTGTATGCCGGGGTGGTGGGGGTGCCGTGGGGAAATCGCGCCTTTGCCGCCATGAGCTTCGACATGCTCAGCCAGAACGTCTCCTCCACCATCAGGGAGAAGGTTTTCTGGGACGACATCCCCGGCATCGTGCTCTATACCGATCATTACGATGAAGAGCGCCACACCCTTTCCGGTGTGGTCATCAACGATGAGCGCAACGCTTCCCGTCCCCTGACCATCTTCGCCTCCAGCGGCCTGGTGGCGGGGGGCGCAAATCCCCGTGATGTCCGGCTGATTCTGAGGAGCGGCAGTATTCACGCCCAGGGGAGGGGGGGGGAGTACCGGCTGATTCATTTCGCCGAGTATGTCATGAACATCGCTGCTCCTGGCGGCACGGACACCGTTACCCGCGCCCCGCGGGAGATGACCGTGACGGAACTGCACCGCTCCATCGCCAGTCCCTCCACGCAGCCGAAACTGCGCAAGAAGATGGCGACGGAGATGCACAGCCGCTTCGCGCTCCCCTTCGCCTCGCTGGTCTTTGCCGTGCTGGCCGTGCCGCTGGGACTGCAGAACCGCCGCTCGGCCAGGTCCTTCGGCTTTGCCATCAGCATCGGGGTCCTGCTGGCCTACTACATCCTGCTGTCCCTGTTGGGCACCATGGCGGAAAAGGGCAGTTTCCCCGCACCACTGGCACTCTGGATTCCCAACATGGTCTTTCTGGTGCTGGGCTGGG
Protein-coding regions in this window:
- the lptF gene encoding LPS export ABC transporter permease LptF → MKRTLYLSIIREITSLFLLGLGIFTLVLLMGRMIKLTEMVISRGVALADMGRMIICLMPSFLVYTIPMAFLLAVLLTFGRLSADSEITVMKACGISLVQIMPPVLLCALVAATLGLYAGVVGVPWGNRAFAAMSFDMLSQNVSSTIREKVFWDDIPGIVLYTDHYDEERHTLSGVVINDERNASRPLTIFASSGLVAGGANPRDVRLILRSGSIHAQGRGGEYRLIHFAEYVMNIAAPGGTDTVTRAPREMTVTELHRSIASPSTQPKLRKKMATEMHSRFALPFASLVFAVLAVPLGLQNRRSARSFGFAISIGVLLAYYILLSLLGTMAEKGSFPAPLALWIPNMVFLVLGWVLLRLASQERSLTLPSVEKLRGLLRRSP